The genomic window AACGGACTATAGAAATCGTCCGAGCGGTCCGGGGCCCCCATATAGGCATTGCGTATATATACAACGTTACCGCCTAATTTGGCCGCATTATTTTTCAAATCTGTTTGCACGCGCTCAGTGACGGATTTTTCCCACTTAAAATGTCCCGGCTCGCCACCGTTTTGGTCACCGGTTACCCCGGCCAAAAACTCACATCCTTGCGGCTCTACGCTGACAATTTGCACCGCTGCCGCCGCCGCGCTATCCACTTGCGGAGCTTGATTCATTCTCAGTACACATCCGCTAAGAAACGCAAACACACACAATAAAAAGCAACTTATCTTTTTCATATTAACCCCTGGTTTTGTTCTGTTTCTCTTATTATATCAAAAACCCCCGGGACCTGCCCGGGGGTGTGTTGTGTTGTTTTCTATTAAGAACCTATTTCAAAAGAGCTAGTATAATCATAAGGAGGTTTGGATTCACACTCTACTCTCTCCCCGAAGAAACATCCACCCGATCCAACTCCACATGGGCCACTTGTCGAGCTAGTAAAAGATGAATAGACATTTGTATCACCTACCTTAGAACAAGAGTGTCCCGAACGGCCGCCGTTGTCCGCGTCTTCAAACCAACTCTTAGAGCCAATAACTGGCCCTTTGTATACCCATTCGTTCCCTTGAGGAGTAGTACATTTTAAAACATCCCATCCGCAAGTCTCTTTATTGCAAGAACTATATGTTACGGTTCCATATACTTTTCCATTCGATGTCTCTACCCAACACTTATCATATGGAGCGGTACAGCCGGTACACTTACAAGTACAAGTAGCTTGATCTATACTCCAGTTTCCGTACTGTTCGCCCCAACCAGAGCCTTGGCAATCAGAAGAACTCATTGCACAATCCGAAACACATTGTTTACTCGCTTCACGCCAAGTATATCCCGAATCACACCTACAGTTGCTGTAATCGTTGTCGTAATCGTCGTCATCAGTATAGTCCCATTGGCCGGTCGTTGTGTCACAAACCTTATATTTCCGTGTACAATAGCCAAAAGCAATTCTTTCATCCTTATATACTTCAGTTTGATCCCCCTCCTGATAGGGACATTTCTTTTTCACACACGTCTCCGTACTGCCATCCCACGTGTATCCATCGTCGCAACTACACGTGCTCTCATCCGTCTGCCACTCACTCCAATTGCCAGTACTTGTATTACACGTACGATTTTGCGTACAAGTTCCGTGGCTAATAGAAACGCTTTGCGTGGAAGGACCGGAACATTGCTTCTCCGCTTTTACACACGTCTCCGTACTGCCATCCCACGTGTATCCTGAGTTATCACATTCACAATAGTTTAATGTTTCTGTCCAGTGAGCATTGCCCTCTTCATCACAAGTTTTTTTATGGGATTTATAGCAAGTTCCACTCCCATCTGTCCCACTACCAATGTCAAAATGACTCGTAGTAGATTCGGGGACACAGGCTTCCGGTTCTGGGGTTTCGCCACCGGAGCTTCCCCCTTCTGCCGTACATTCATCTACCGTAGCAACCAAGTCATTACAGTTTGGATAGTTTTTATTCAGCGCACTACATCCATCCCCTGAACAGCAAACAACCCCTTCTTTGTAAGAGGGAATCTGTAAAGTATAATTGCCCCCTTTTGCGGTGGCAATCGCACCTTGGTTAGTCAATGTATAAGTATAGTTTTTACTGGTCGAGGCATTGGCTAATACTGTCAGCTTGTTTTTCTTATCCTCGCCTAAATAACGGTTTCCCATGACACACCGATGCTCTTGCTCGGTGCGTACCGCCGCTAACATGCTCTCGGCTTCGCCAGTCTTGCGCGTCTCCAATACACGCTTGAACTTCGGCACCGCGACGCCGGCTAATACACCCAGTACCAGCACCACGACCAATAGTTCTGTCAGAGTAAACGCTTTGCTTCTTTTTCTAAAACAGCCCATAAATCTCCTCCAGTTCCAAAAACACTTGCCGGTCACCTTCAAGTGACTGGCAATCTACGACATATCTCTTAGGGGCTTCACACAAAGTCCCTACTAAAATGCTAGTAAAAAAAAGAGCAAATTTCAAGTGCTATTTTTTTAGATAGCAAAGACCCTAAAAAACAAAGTCCTTTTCCCCATTAAAAATTGTTAAAATACTTGTATGGATAATTTTCAAGAAATAGATAAAAAACAACAAGCCCGCTGGGAAAAGGAAAATCTTTTTGCCAGCCCCCGTTTGCCGAAAGGTAAAAAATTTTACTGCTTAGACATGTTCCCTTATCCGTCGGGAGCGGGATTGCACGTCGGCCATCCGGAAGGATACACGGCCTCCGACATTTTGACTCGTTATAAACGCATGAACGGTTTTGATGTGTTGCACCCTATGGGTTGGGATGCTTTTGGCTTACCCGCCGAAAACTATGCGATTGCCACCGGCATCCACCCCTCCATTACCACGCAAAAAAACATCGATAATTTTAGACGGCAAATCAAATCGTTGGGACTGGCGTATGATTGGAACCGTGAAATTAATACCACAGATCCCGATTACTATAAATGGACACAATGGATTTTCTTGCAATTGTTTAAGAAGGGCCTTGCCTATGAATCGACCGTACCTATCAACTGGTGCCCTTCCTGCAAAACAGGGCTTGCCAACGAAGAAGTATTTAATGGAAAGTGCGAACGTTGCGGACACCCAATCGAACGCCGCAATTTACGTCAATGGATTTTGAAAATTACCGCTTACGCCGAACGTTTACTCGAAGATTTAGACGGACTGGACTGGCCGGAGAGCACCCTGGCTATGCAAAAGAACTGGATTGGCAAGAGCAAAGGGGCCGAGGTTACCTTCCAAATCGCTGACTCTCACGATAAACTAACCGTCTTCACCACGCGCCCGGATACCCTGTTTGGCGCGACGTATATGGTCGTTTCGCCGGAACATCCTATTTTGCAACGCATCGTAACCGATGCCCAAAAAGAAGCCGTGACCGCTTACCAAAACCAAGCCGCTAATAAGAGCGATTTGGAACGCGCCGATTTGAATAAAGACAAAACCGGTGTCTTTACAGGGGCCTACGCCATTAACCCGGTCAACGGTAAAAAAATACCCGTTTGGACCTCTGATTATGTATTGATGGGTTACGGCACCGGTGCCATTATGGCAGTGCCCGCCCACGACGAAAGAGACTACGCTTTTGCGAAAAAATTCGGTTTAGAAATTATTGAAGTCATCAAAAGCGAGCAAGGAGTAAAAGAGGCCGCTTTTACAGGAGACGGAGAGCTCATAAATTCCGGCTTTTTAAACGGACTGCGAGTACGTGAAAGCAAAGCCAAAATGATTGAATGGCTCAAAGAAAAAGGATTTGGACAGGGCAAAACTACTTATAAACTGCGTGATTGGGTGTTTGCCCGTCAACGTTATTGGGGAGAGCCGATTCCGCTTGTTCATTGCGATAAATGCGGTGTCGTGCCTCTGCCGGAAGATCAACTCCCCCTGCGCCTGCCCGATATGAAACAATTTGAACCCTCCGGCACGGGTGAGTCTCCTTTAGCCAATGCTACCGAGTGGCTGCGCACTACGTGCCCCCGTTGCGGCGGACCGGCTTTGCGCGAGACCAACACCATGCCGCAATGGGCAGGTTCCTGCTGGTATTATTTGCGCTATATGGACCCCCACAATGATCAAGCATTGGTAGACCCGGAAATTGAAAAAGCCTACGGCCCCGTAGATTGCTATATTGGCGGAGCGGAACACGCGGTACTACATTTATTATATGCCCGTTTCTGGCATAAAGTACTCTATGATTTGGGTGTAGTACATACCAAAGAGCCGTTCCAAAAACTGCGTCACCAAGGTATGATTTTGGCCTTTTCTTACCGCGATAAATTAGGGGCCTATCATAGTTATGACGAAATAGATTTTAAGGACGGAAAAGCCTTCTTGAAAAGCACCGGAGAGGAATTATCCTCCATGGTGGAAAAGATGTCTAAATCCAAAAAGAATGTCATCAACCCCGACGATATCCTCAGCCAATACGGCGCCGATGCTTTCCGCATGTATGAAATGTTTATGGGTCCGTTTGAGGCCAGTAAACCGTGGGATATGAAAGGGATTGAAGGGATTTCTCGTTTCTTACGGCGTATTGTGGCTTGGAACGAAAGCGTAAAACTAACCACCGCTTCTAATCCGCCGTCTGTGGAAATTCTCAAACATAAAACGATTGCCAAAGTGAGCCAAGACATTGAAGAACTGCATTTCAATACGGCCATTTCGGCGCTGATGGTCTTTTTCAATGACATCAGTAAATTGGAAGCCGTCAGCCAAGATACGTTTGACACTTTCCTCAAACTCTTACACCCGTTTGCCCCGCATATTACGGAAGAAATTTGGCAAACCAACGGTCATAGTGATTTCCTCGTCCGTCAGCTGTGGCCCAAAGCCGATAAGGAAATCATCGCGCAGGAAACCATTGAAATGGGTGTACAAATTAACGGAAAAGTGCGCGACCGCATCCAAGTGCCGGCCAAAGCCAGTCAAGAAAAAATTCAACAAACCGCCTTGGCCAGCGAAAAAATACAAAAGTATTTAGAGGGCATGGAAATAAAAAAGATTATCGTCGTGCCAGCCCGCATTATCAATATCATTATTGCCCCTAAAAAATAAGGAGAACTTATGAAAAAAATAGGATTTCTGTTGGCCGTGATCTGCGCGTTAGCCGCCTGTGGCAGCGAAGGTTCGTTTTATCGTCCGCAAGCCCAAATCATGCCGCAACATATCCGCAAAGTGGCTATCCGCCCGATTCTTAATAAAACCGAAATTTTCGCCATGGAGGACAAATTATATTTGCAACTCTATGATGAATTTCTCAAAAACGGTTCTTATCAAATTGTCAACGAAAATAACGGAGCGGAAGGGGTGATTATTACCACCATTACGCGCTATCTAAATGTGCCGGTGCAATATGATAGCAACCTAATCCCTGTCGTTTATAAAATGGATGTATGGCTGGATATTGTGCTCATGGACAAAAGCACCAACACCCCCGTATGGCGGGAGCCGGCTTTCTTGGGCACGCAGTATTATTCCGCAGCCACCTTGCCGGGCGGTATGACGGAGCAACAAGCGCGCGAACTGATTTGGCAAAAGCTCTCTAAAGACATTGTCAAACGCACGGTAGACGGATTTGGATCTGTCATGAGTGAGAGCAAACGCAAAGTCATGCAGAACCCGGAATATACCACCATTACGCAATAATATGCCTAAGTCCACCGCCGATAAAATCAGCAAATCTTTAGCTAAAGGAACTATCTCTCCCGTTTATTTACTGACGGGAGAAGATTTATTCCGCAAAAAAGAGCTGATTGACCAAATCAAAACGGCGGTACATCCCGATGACTTCAATCTTTATTCTTCTTCCGCAGACAAAGCGGATATGGGCGAAGTGCTTGCGCTAGCCAACACAGCCCCGGTATTTTCAGACAAACGTTTAGTGATTTTAACGGATATTGAAAAACTGCGCAAAGACCCCAAAGAGGCCCTGATGCGTTATTTGGAAAATCCGCTAGACACCACGGTACTTGTTTTGACCCACAATGACAGTAAAAAACTCAAAACGGACAAAACACTTCCCGCCGTAGTTGCCGAGCACGGAGAAACCGCTAATTTGGACGAATTAAAGCGCGATGATTTGGTCCAGTGGATACGTAACCGTTTTGCCCAACAAAATTTGCAGGCAGATTTTGAAGCCATTGAAACATTGTGCGAAACGGTAGGGGCGGACTTAAATGCTTTGTCACAAGAAATTGAAAAATTGGCCTTATATACCGCCGAGCGGAACGATAAAAATATCTCTAAAAAAGACGTGCTGGCCGGAGTTGGATTTTCCAAGGAAGAAAACCCGTTTGAGCTGTCCAATGCGATTCAATACTTAAATAAAAATAGAGCCTTAGCCCAAATTGATAAACTGCTGGGTAGCGGAGAAACACCTATATCGGTACTAAGCAAAATTTCTTATCCGTTGCAAAAAATGGCTCGTATCAAGATGATGGCAAACGCGGGGATGGCTCCGTCTGATATTTCACGCGCAGCGGGACTTATGTTTTGGGAAACATCCCTCGTCAACCGGGCGGGTTCTTTTCCGTCTGTAGACACGTTTGTCAAAACCTTAGACCGCGTGATTGAGGCCGATAAAGCCTTCAAAACCTCTACCGCCTCCGACCCCAAAACCCTGCTCAAAGGGATCATCATGACGCTCTTTGCCGGAAGATAATTAAAAACAGATTAGACTTCATTGTCTATATATCCCCAACCTGCCCCTTCATACTATTTCAAAAAGAAAACAACCCAACAGGGCAAAAAGAAACCCCACTCAAATGAGCGGGGTCTTTTAGCACACGTAAAATATATTATTGCGCCGCTGTTTCCGGTGCTGTAATTTCATCACAAACGATTTTTCCAATTTCCGGATTCATCGGCGAACAACTGGTGGTCCAACCATTTTGATCTGCGCTGCGGCTTCCCACAAACATGGCCACACTCTCGCCGTTCTGTTGGAAGTCTATATAATAGGAACAGAGATCAGCCATACAAGACGCCTGCACTTCCGCCACCGTAGTAATTTCAGTCGTACCGGCACAACTTTTTGCTTGAACAGAAAAACTTGACATCTTAATCGTATTTTCTTGCTGGGCCACACCTTCCGCTATGTAGGTGTTTAGCTTTTCTTCGGCACGTTGGACGGTTTCTTTCAAACAGACTGTCTCCGACGGCATAGAAAAATTCTCAGGCTCGCTGATTTTTCCAAAAGACCCGGAAACGTCATTTACTTGGACGGGCATAAATTTCCCTTGACCAGGTATAAATTTCCCTTGCTGTAACAGGGAAAATGCCGCCGACGCACCGGAGTGGGAAAACTGCCACCAACCCCAGGCCGCGCCACCGATTACCGCCAGCCACACCAGCAACAAAAATATCTTGGCAGGACTTTTCATATTATTTCCTATTTATATTCTAATTTCACCAATTTATATTTACGGGGTCCTTTGGGCAACTGCGCTTCAAATTCATCGCCTTCTTTGTGACCCAGCACGCCGGATGCCAGCGGACTTTTAACTGATAACAATCCCTTATCCGGGTTTGATTCCATCGGACCAACTAGCGTATAAGTGAACTCCAACTCAGCCGCCACATCCTGAATAGTCACCGTCGCACCGATACGCGCTTCGCTATGGTCTACCGTTAAATTATCGGTAATTTCAGCGTTACGCAAGGTCATTTCCAATTCTTGAATGCGAATCAATGTTTCTGCTTGTTTTTCTTTGGCTGCATGATATTCCGCATTTTCTTTCAAATCGCCTTGCGCGGCCGCCTCCCCAATTTCCAACGACAGTTGTGCCTTTGTATTTTTCAAATCTTTTAATTCACCCATCAGGGCTTCATATTTTTTACGACTAATATATACTTTTTCCATAATACATACACTCCCATTAAGCAAGAGTGTACAATTTTTATACCCGCTTGGCAACTTTACATCCTGCTCCAAATATGCATAAATTTATGTATGAAACGATTTCTCACATATATTTTACTCATCGCGTGTACATGGCCTGCTTATAGCAAGACACATGTGGAAATTGCGGAGGAAAATTCCCCCTCTATTGTAGCTATTAATGTGCTCAAAAAAGACGGCACTACTTTTACAGGAACCGGTTTTGTTGTCACTCAAGACGGTGTCATCGCCACCAGCCGACACGTCACAGACAATGCTTTATATGTTAATGTAACTTTTAATACAGGAGCTATGTCCGGTCAAGCCAATTTGCTGGGCCAAGCTAAAGAAGTGGATTTAGCTATCATTAAAATAGGAGCCAAAGACCTCCCCACCGTTACATTCGGCGATTCCGATTATGTCTTGCCGGGACAAGATATCACGGTTATTGGCAATCCGCGCCGCCTGCAAAATACGGTTTCTTCCGGACTTATCAGCCAAGTACGCAAAAAATCGGACGGCATTATTTGGCATCAAATCAGTGCTCCTATTTCACCCAGCTCTAGCGGAAGCCCCGTGTTTGACACGCAAGGAAACGTCATATCGATTGCTTTTTCCAGCTACAAAGGAGAAGGAAATCAAAACCTCAATTTTGCTGTTCCGTCTAATTACTTGGTAAAACTTTTAAACGCTCATGGGTACTACCCCACAGTCATCTCTCCGGAAGATAACACTCCTTCCGAAGAGGCTTCTTGGTGGAGTAAATTTGTCGCCCACATCAAAAAATCATGGGAAATGATCTGCCGCCTCTTTAGCCGGCACCGTTCCTAAGGACCTAGAGTTGCTTGGGTCTAATGACCCTTGTTTTCTGCCGCAAAAATAACTACACTATAGGG from Elusimicrobiaceae bacterium includes these protein-coding regions:
- a CDS encoding DUF4156 domain-containing protein; this translates as MKKISCFLLCVFAFLSGCVLRMNQAPQVDSAAAAAVQIVSVEPQGCEFLAGVTGDQNGGEPGHFKWEKSVTERVQTDLKNNAAKLGGNVVYIRNAYMGAPDRSDDFYSPFYINGVQYNGMIYKCP
- a CDS encoding prepilin-type N-terminal cleavage/methylation domain-containing protein — protein: MGCFRKRSKAFTLTELLVVVLVLGVLAGVAVPKFKRVLETRKTGEAESMLAAVRTEQEHRCVMGNRYLGEDKKNKLTVLANASTSKNYTYTLTNQGAIATAKGGNYTLQIPSYKEGVVCCSGDGCSALNKNYPNCNDLVATVDECTAEGGSSGGETPEPEACVPESTTSHFDIGSGTDGSGTCYKSHKKTCDEEGNAHWTETLNYCECDNSGYTWDGSTETCVKAEKQCSGPSTQSVSISHGTCTQNRTCNTSTGNWSEWQTDESTCSCDDGYTWDGSTETCVKKKCPYQEGDQTEVYKDERIAFGYCTRKYKVCDTTTGQWDYTDDDDYDNDYSNCRCDSGYTWREASKQCVSDCAMSSSDCQGSGWGEQYGNWSIDQATCTCKCTGCTAPYDKCWVETSNGKVYGTVTYSSCNKETCGWDVLKCTTPQGNEWVYKGPVIGSKSWFEDADNGGRSGHSCSKVGDTNVYSSFTSSTSGPCGVGSGGCFFGERVECESKPPYDYTSSFEIGS
- a CDS encoding leucine--tRNA ligase, with the protein product MDNFQEIDKKQQARWEKENLFASPRLPKGKKFYCLDMFPYPSGAGLHVGHPEGYTASDILTRYKRMNGFDVLHPMGWDAFGLPAENYAIATGIHPSITTQKNIDNFRRQIKSLGLAYDWNREINTTDPDYYKWTQWIFLQLFKKGLAYESTVPINWCPSCKTGLANEEVFNGKCERCGHPIERRNLRQWILKITAYAERLLEDLDGLDWPESTLAMQKNWIGKSKGAEVTFQIADSHDKLTVFTTRPDTLFGATYMVVSPEHPILQRIVTDAQKEAVTAYQNQAANKSDLERADLNKDKTGVFTGAYAINPVNGKKIPVWTSDYVLMGYGTGAIMAVPAHDERDYAFAKKFGLEIIEVIKSEQGVKEAAFTGDGELINSGFLNGLRVRESKAKMIEWLKEKGFGQGKTTYKLRDWVFARQRYWGEPIPLVHCDKCGVVPLPEDQLPLRLPDMKQFEPSGTGESPLANATEWLRTTCPRCGGPALRETNTMPQWAGSCWYYLRYMDPHNDQALVDPEIEKAYGPVDCYIGGAEHAVLHLLYARFWHKVLYDLGVVHTKEPFQKLRHQGMILAFSYRDKLGAYHSYDEIDFKDGKAFLKSTGEELSSMVEKMSKSKKNVINPDDILSQYGADAFRMYEMFMGPFEASKPWDMKGIEGISRFLRRIVAWNESVKLTTASNPPSVEILKHKTIAKVSQDIEELHFNTAISALMVFFNDISKLEAVSQDTFDTFLKLLHPFAPHITEEIWQTNGHSDFLVRQLWPKADKEIIAQETIEMGVQINGKVRDRIQVPAKASQEKIQQTALASEKIQKYLEGMEIKKIIVVPARIINIIIAPKK
- the holA gene encoding DNA polymerase III subunit delta, whose product is MPKSTADKISKSLAKGTISPVYLLTGEDLFRKKELIDQIKTAVHPDDFNLYSSSADKADMGEVLALANTAPVFSDKRLVILTDIEKLRKDPKEALMRYLENPLDTTVLVLTHNDSKKLKTDKTLPAVVAEHGETANLDELKRDDLVQWIRNRFAQQNLQADFEAIETLCETVGADLNALSQEIEKLALYTAERNDKNISKKDVLAGVGFSKEENPFELSNAIQYLNKNRALAQIDKLLGSGETPISVLSKISYPLQKMARIKMMANAGMAPSDISRAAGLMFWETSLVNRAGSFPSVDTFVKTLDRVIEADKAFKTSTASDPKTLLKGIIMTLFAGR
- a CDS encoding transcription elongation factor GreA — its product is MEKVYISRKKYEALMGELKDLKNTKAQLSLEIGEAAAQGDLKENAEYHAAKEKQAETLIRIQELEMTLRNAEITDNLTVDHSEARIGATVTIQDVAAELEFTYTLVGPMESNPDKGLLSVKSPLASGVLGHKEGDEFEAQLPKGPRKYKLVKLEYK
- a CDS encoding trypsin-like peptidase domain-containing protein translates to MKRFLTYILLIACTWPAYSKTHVEIAEENSPSIVAINVLKKDGTTFTGTGFVVTQDGVIATSRHVTDNALYVNVTFNTGAMSGQANLLGQAKEVDLAIIKIGAKDLPTVTFGDSDYVLPGQDITVIGNPRRLQNTVSSGLISQVRKKSDGIIWHQISAPISPSSSGSPVFDTQGNVISIAFSSYKGEGNQNLNFAVPSNYLVKLLNAHGYYPTVISPEDNTPSEEASWWSKFVAHIKKSWEMICRLFSRHRS